In the genome of Phlebotomus papatasi isolate M1 chromosome 2, Ppap_2.1, whole genome shotgun sequence, one region contains:
- the LOC129802435 gene encoding zinc finger protein 600-like, which yields MSTKNPKDKPEIIHVDIPPEFILCNVEYEDCDDNSTEKAKNKKNASQKPPKKAKSKKVSAPKSFPCSTCGMIFTQQKHLKRHELIHTGERPFACDICSKTFNRKDTLMNHKRSHDGQKIKVESGVQQRQLHEFECPSCGEIFKDKEQLRFHRTIHAKSHEINTCTICKKVCETTDELRDHYFTHTADVQEEQEETKRAKVFDCQHCYKSFLSPELLREHLQSHGVMPLAVDEILHKCNLCGKTFSQVSSLRQHEGTHRKDFPCSFCEKCFNRRDKLAKHMKMHKDAKPFACTKCGKSYDDQFKLDHHMRVHFGTTDHVCLICNKHFQAAKNLKRHMILHTGEKPYQCDHCGSTFPRRDKLTAHLKAHAGRGEIVLDKDTPKKTQKAVLPDTFHQSSSTETKKLDSNEPPREVVKGVSSIMPPDSPYMSEDDEPEDIQMIEESEAEEPNEDSIYDCVYCYKSFLLLDLLRDHMEEAHDIEMSAKDLLEQFRFTCSLCKNEFSNQQTFSHHMKTHTKQKTFNCTICAMSFDRYFQLVSHSKVHQSQKAFPCQLCGRSFDDAVRLENHTKVHTNQKDFKCTICEVGFQSMKNLRRHIQTIHSTDKPYTCSEEGCNMSFGRKDKYVLHQRYHERMRNIKCRKCDKILGSQDELQEHMVEHINFTKCDHCDETFVKRKDMLQHKRLRHTPDLFACSGCGKNFQKQRYLKKHLKKSCHKKLEKKNGPEKSHTVTRSNSAIVKEEPVEDDDTDDSLE from the exons ATGAGTACTAAGAATCCTAAGGATAAACCTGAGATTATACATGTGGATATCCCACCAGAGTTTATCTTGTGCAATGTGGAATATGAAGATTGTGATGATAACAGCACagaaaaagcgaaaaataagaaaaacgcATCACAAAAGCCTCCAaa GAAGGCAAAGTCCAAGAAGGTATCAGCACCAAAATCATTTCCTTGCTCAACTTGTGGGATGATTTTTACTCAGCAGAAACACCTGAAGCGTCATGAATTAATACACACAG GGGAAAGACCTTTTGCTTGTGATATATGCAGCAAAACTTTCAATAGGAAAGACACCTTGATGAATCACAAAAGGTCGCATGATGGACAAAAGATTAAAGTGGAGTCAGGTGTACAGCAGAGACAATTGCATGAATTTGAATGTCCTTCATGTGGAGAGATATTCAAGGATAAGGAACAGCTTCGTTTCCACAGAACCATACATGCTAAATCGCATGAAATCAACACTTGTACAATATGCAAGAAAGTCTGCGAAACGACTGATGAATTGAGAGATCACTATTTTACTCATACTGCAGATGTTCAGGAGGAGCAGGAGGAGACGAAGAGAGCAAAGGTATTCGACTGTCAACACTGCTACAAGAGTTTTCTCAGTCCTGAATTACTGCGAGAACATCTGCAGAGTCATGGTGTTATGCCTCTTGCTGTTGATGAGATTTTGCATAAATGCAATTTGTGTGGGAAGACATTTAGTCAAGTGTCTTCCCTGCGGCAGCACGAAGGAACCCATAGGAAGGATTTTCCCTGCAGTTTTTGCGAAAAATGCTTCAATCGTAGAGATAAACTTGCTAAACACATGAAAATGCATAAAGATGCTAAGCCTTTTGCTTGTACAAAGTGTGGGAAGAGTTATGACGATCAGTTCAAACTGGACCATCATATGCGTGTTCACTTTGGGACGACTGATCATGTCTGTCTTATTTGCAATAAGCACTTCCAGGCAGCTAAGAATCTGAAGCGTCACATGATCTTGCATACAGGTGAGAAGCCATATCAGTGCGATCACTGCGGATCAACCTTTCCGCGTAGGGACAAATTGACAGCGCATCTGAAAGCCCATGCTGGTCGTGGAGAGATCGTTTTGGACAAAGATACTCCAAAAAAGACCCAAAAGGCAGTACTTCCAGATACATTCCATCAGAGCTCAAGCACCGAAACTAAGAAATTGGATTCCAATGAACCACCCAGGGAAGTAGTTAAAGGGGTCTCCTCCATAATGCCCCCAGATTCACCTTACATGTCAGAGGATGATGAACCAGAAGATATTCAGATGATTGAGGAGTCTGAGGCGGAAGAACCAAATGAAGATTCCATCTATGACTGCGTCTATTGCTACAAAAGCTTCCTGTTACTCGATCTACTGCGGGATCATATGGAAGAAGCCCACGATATAGAGATGAGTGCCAAGGATCTGTTGGAACAATTTCGCTTCACCTGCTCACTATGCAAAAATGAATTTAGCAATCAGCAAACATTCAGTCACCACATGAAGACCCATACTAAGCAGAAAACATTCAATTGCACAATCTGTGCTATGAGCTTTGATCGATACTTCCAGTTGGTCAGTCATTCGAAAGTTCATCAATCTCAGAAAGCTTTTCCCTGTCAATTGTGTGGTAGAAGTTTCGATGATGCTGTACGTTTGGAGAACCATACAAAAGTCCATACGAACCAGAAGGACTTCAAGTGTACAATTTGCGAAGTTGGCTTTCAATCAATGAAAAATCTCAGACGTCATATCCAGACAATCCATTCAACGGACAAGCCCTACACCTGTTCAGAAGAAGGATGCAATATGTCATTTGGTCGAAAAGACAAATACGTTCTCCATCAGCGATACCATGAACGGATGAGAAATATAAAGTGTCGGAAATGCGATAAAATACTTGGGAGCCAGGATGAACTACAGGAGCATATGGTTGAGCATATAAACTTTACAAAGTGTGACCACTGTGATGAGACTTTTGTGAAACGGAAGGATATGCTGCAGCATAAGAGACTACGCCATACACCGGATTTGTTTGCTTGTTCAGGATGTGGGAAAAATTTCCAGAAACAGAGATACCTCAAGAAACATCTGAAGAAGTCGTGTCACAAAAAACTCGAGAAAAAG AATGGTCCAGAGAAGAGTCACACTGTAACCAGAAGTAATAGCGCAATTGTTAAGGAAGAACCTGTAGAGGACGACGATACAGATGATTCATTAGAATAG
- the LOC129802442 gene encoding uncharacterized protein LOC129802442: MVNTSLVPVSDGRIVRENFVSNAHTRINLFDVPVTALRTRTRDHLALLLDPIKYLPSEEGHQRDWRGLADFLGFRNQHTAFLATQRSATVKLLEMLGKQVGEVISLAELQRILGIIDRWDVIDDTNQSFLEDAEIFLSAKPMFVELPEKNDTDLDDDINILTNDDAPGLPQKYDAFVLFADEDIEYATELIERLEDSGFKLCEKSRDLKAGHLEHEAICRLISERCSKLILIVTRAFLQSAANTFFVNMAQAFGIEKRRRMIIPCLYENCILPPNLSFYFVLNYQRSGKLYNFWDKLKQSIQNTPAESLASLPANPRITITEVDSPQTPKVPALTSAKCNDKTLADSETPTHPIYNSTKPIIVLKKSYSPEPQRKIMPPPQKLRTVSMWELSTQASPESGKDSNSSPRSLNDTLVSPSSASASKKGKWYKKLLTPSSKKTSESGSSVDDDAISTGSTASNGKEKSKKRWFTKKKIAIAL; the protein is encoded by the exons ATGGTGAATACATCGCTGGTGCCCGTGAGCGATGGTCGGATTGTCCGGGAGAATTTTGTGAGCAACGCACATACCCGGATAAATTTATTCGATGTGCCAGTCACAGCCCTTCGTACTAGAACGCGAGATCACTTGGCACTCCTGCTGGACCCAATAAAGTATTTACCCTCCGAGGAGGGTCACCAACGTGATTGGCGCGGTCTAGCCGATTTTTTAGGTTTCCGCAATCAACACACGGCCTTTCTGGCCACACAGCGAAGTGCCACAGTGAAACTTCTGGAGATGCTGGGCAAACAAGTGGGCGAAGTGATCAGCCTGGCAGAATTACAGCGAATTCTGGGCATCATTGATCGATGGGACGTTATAGACGACACCAATCAGTCATTCC TGGAGGATGCGGAAATATTTTTGAGTGCCAAACCAATGTTTGTGGAATTGCCAGAAAAGAATGACACCGATTTGGATGATGACATTAATATTCTCACCAATGATGATGCACCAGGACTTCCGCAGAAATATGATGCATTTGTCCTCTTTGCTGACGAGGATATTGAATATGCCACAGAATTAATTGAACGACTTGAGGACAGTGGTTTTAAG CTTTGCGAAAAGAGCAGGGACTTGAAAGCTGGACACTTGGAGCACGAGGCCATTTGTCGGTTGATATCTGAAAGATGCAGTAAATTGATCTTAATTGTTACCCGTGCCTTTCTTCAAAGTGCTGCCAATACATTCTTCGTGAATATGGCTCAAGCCTTTGGTATTG aAAAACGTCGTCGAATGATTATTCCGTGTTTGTATGAAAATTGTATTCTGCCACCGAATCTCAGTTTCTACTTTGTACTCAATTATCAGAGATCTGGAAAATTGTACAATTTCTGGGACAAACTAAAGCAATCAATTCAGAATACACCGGCAGAATCACTAGCTTCACTTCCCGCCAATCCACGTATCACAATTACCGAAGTTGACTCACCACAGACACCCAAGGTTCCGGCATTGACTAGTGCAAAGTGCAATGATAAGACTCTGGCAGATTCTGAAACACCCACACATCCTATTTACAATTCTACCAAGCCCATCATTGTGCTCAAGAAGTCCTACAGTCCAGAACCACAGAGGAAGATCATGCCACCACCACAGAAGCTGAGAACGGTATCAATGTGGGAATTGAGCACCCAAGCATCACCAGAATCTGGCAAAGATAGCAATTCGTCCCCTAGGTCTCTCAATGACACCCTAGTCAGTCCGTCCAGTGCAAGTGCCAGCAAGAAAGGCAAATGGTACAAGAAACTACTCACGCCAAGCAGCAAGAAGACTAGTGAGAGTGGAAGTAGCGTCGATGATGATGCCATTTCCACCGGATCCACAGCTTCCAATGGCAAGGAGAAGAGCAAGAAGAGATGGTtcaccaagaaaaaaattgcaatcgCCTTGTGA